In Vagococcus luciliae, one genomic interval encodes:
- a CDS encoding arginine repressor → MNKKERQEILKKVISDNTIENQADLIRYLEDANVHTTQSTISRDMRELNIIKSHGQDGISCYKILAIDSDELNDEIQFTDEERLKKLVLEVGVSLTQIEFTNVLNVLPGNGQLIGVLIDNVRQTFKEIVGCIAGDDTILILSQSKDDATEVYEYFDQFMLN, encoded by the coding sequence GTGAATAAAAAAGAGCGCCAAGAAATTTTAAAAAAAGTTATTTCTGATAATACGATTGAAAATCAAGCCGATTTGATTCGTTATTTAGAAGACGCCAATGTTCACACGACACAATCGACTATTTCTAGAGATATGCGTGAATTAAATATTATAAAGAGTCATGGTCAAGATGGCATTTCTTGCTATAAAATCCTTGCCATAGATAGTGATGAATTGAATGATGAGATACAATTCACTGATGAAGAACGATTAAAAAAATTGGTATTAGAAGTTGGAGTATCTTTAACTCAAATTGAATTTACTAATGTATTAAATGTTCTTCCAGGTAATGGGCAATTAATTGGTGTCTTAATAGATAATGTTCGTCAAACATTTAAAGAGATAGTTGGATGCATCGCTGGAGATGATACGATTTTAATTCTGTCTCAATCAAAAGATGATGCAACAGAAGTTTATGAGTACTTTGATCAATTTATGCTAAATTAA
- the argS gene encoding arginine--tRNA ligase, protein MNFKEMIANDVTAALGEQLNYEDVLNLIEKPKVSSHGDYSFPVFSLSKIQRKAPNVIAEELSKEIDTKNYEQITPMGGYINFFLKKSEVSNAVLNEVVSEKNHYGDSTFGQEKNVVIDMSSPNIAKPMSMGHLRSTVIGNSLAELAAKVGYTPVKINHVGDWGTQFGKLIVAYKKWGDEAKVKETPISELLSLYVHFHEEAEKYPELDDEARAWFKKLEDGDTEAIELWTWFREESLKEFQKVYDMLGIEFDSYNGEAFYNDKMQPVIDNLLEKELLVSDDGADIVNLEKYDLNPALIRKSDGATLYITRDLAAAMYRKENYDFDESIYVVGNEQSIHFKQLKAVLKEMGYEWSDDIKHIPFGLITSNGKKLSTRKGNVILLEEVLNEAINATQNIINEKNPTLENKEEVAHQVGVGAVIFHDLKNDRLNNFDFHLDHIIQFEGETGPYVQYTRSRCESILRKANWNAPTSEVNYSLSDDESWEVVKALYNFPAKVQEAYKKYEPSVVAKYLIDLAQKFNKYYSKTKILEDNNEKEARLALVYSVSVVIKEGLRLLGIQSPDNM, encoded by the coding sequence ATGAATTTTAAAGAAATGATTGCTAATGATGTAACAGCTGCATTAGGTGAGCAATTGAACTATGAGGATGTTTTAAATTTAATCGAAAAACCAAAAGTAAGTAGCCATGGGGATTATTCTTTCCCAGTTTTTTCTTTATCTAAAATTCAAAGAAAAGCACCAAATGTCATTGCAGAAGAATTATCTAAAGAAATTGACACAAAAAATTACGAACAAATTACTCCAATGGGAGGATACATCAACTTCTTCCTTAAAAAATCAGAAGTGAGTAACGCAGTATTAAATGAAGTGGTATCTGAAAAAAATCATTATGGTGATTCAACTTTTGGTCAAGAGAAAAATGTTGTCATTGATATGTCTTCACCAAATATTGCGAAACCAATGTCAATGGGACATTTACGCTCAACAGTTATTGGCAATTCATTAGCAGAATTAGCTGCTAAAGTGGGATATACACCAGTGAAAATTAACCATGTTGGGGACTGGGGGACACAGTTTGGTAAATTAATTGTGGCTTACAAAAAATGGGGAGATGAAGCAAAAGTTAAAGAAACCCCAATCAGTGAGTTACTTTCTTTATATGTTCACTTCCATGAAGAAGCTGAAAAATACCCTGAGTTGGATGATGAAGCTCGTGCATGGTTTAAAAAATTAGAAGATGGCGATACTGAAGCTATCGAATTATGGACATGGTTCCGTGAAGAGTCATTAAAAGAATTCCAAAAAGTATATGATATGCTAGGTATTGAGTTTGATTCGTATAATGGTGAAGCATTCTATAACGATAAAATGCAACCTGTGATTGATAATTTACTTGAGAAAGAATTATTAGTTTCAGATGATGGAGCAGATATTGTTAACCTTGAAAAATATGATTTAAATCCAGCATTGATTAGAAAATCAGATGGCGCAACACTTTATATTACACGTGATTTAGCAGCAGCTATGTATCGTAAAGAAAATTATGATTTTGACGAATCAATCTATGTTGTAGGAAATGAGCAATCTATTCACTTTAAACAATTAAAAGCTGTTTTAAAAGAAATGGGTTATGAGTGGTCAGATGATATCAAACATATTCCATTTGGCTTGATTACATCAAATGGTAAAAAATTATCAACACGTAAGGGAAATGTTATTCTTTTAGAAGAAGTATTGAATGAAGCGATTAACGCGACACAAAATATTATCAATGAAAAGAATCCTACATTAGAAAACAAAGAAGAAGTGGCACATCAAGTAGGTGTAGGAGCGGTAATATTCCATGATCTTAAAAATGACCGTCTAAATAATTTTGACTTCCACTTAGACCATATCATCCAATTTGAAGGAGAAACAGGTCCTTATGTCCAATACACTCGTTCAAGATGTGAAAGTATTTTAAGAAAAGCAAACTGGAATGCTCCAACCAGTGAAGTAAATTACTCTCTATCAGATGATGAATCATGGGAAGTCGTGAAAGCTTTATATAATTTCCCAGCTAAAGTTCAAGAAGCTTATAAAAAGTATGAACCATCTGTTGTGGCTAAGTATCTAATTGATTTAGCTCAAAAATTTAATAAATATTATTCTAAAACTAAAATTTTAGAGGATAATAATGAAAAAGAAGCGAGATTGGCATTAGTGTACTCAGTTTCTGTCGTGATAAAAGAAGGATTGCGTTTACTAGGAATTCAATCACCAGATAATATGTAA
- a CDS encoding DeoR/GlpR family DNA-binding transcription regulator — protein sequence MLTEERQAKILDELKSKKVIKVRELIEELGVSESTIRRDLQELEAEGWLVRIHGGAKLTFRLEPELTMKEKSSKSVHKKQEIVQLAASLVKEGDMIYVDAGTTTLELLPLIKEKNITVVTNSVHHAFMATDLGIDTIMIGGRVRPNTKASVSQLGGEQLTRYFFDKAFMGANGVHPIYGLTTADPEEAMMKRTAIHQAQQVYFLVDDTKFDKLNFSQIESIDTGIILTNQLTEKQRSQYQGVATIKEVTK from the coding sequence ATGTTGACTGAAGAAAGACAAGCAAAAATTTTAGATGAATTAAAATCAAAAAAAGTCATAAAAGTTCGAGAATTAATTGAAGAACTTGGAGTGTCTGAATCCACAATTCGTCGAGATTTACAAGAATTAGAAGCAGAAGGTTGGTTGGTTCGTATTCATGGTGGTGCTAAATTGACATTTCGTTTAGAACCAGAGTTAACGATGAAAGAAAAATCGTCCAAAAGCGTTCATAAGAAGCAAGAAATTGTTCAATTGGCTGCTTCTTTAGTGAAAGAAGGGGATATGATTTATGTTGATGCTGGGACAACAACGCTAGAATTATTGCCGCTTATAAAAGAAAAGAACATCACAGTCGTTACTAATTCTGTCCATCATGCTTTTATGGCTACAGATTTAGGAATTGACACTATTATGATAGGTGGTAGGGTGAGACCAAATACGAAAGCCTCAGTAAGTCAACTTGGTGGCGAACAGTTAACACGGTATTTTTTTGATAAGGCTTTCATGGGAGCGAATGGTGTTCATCCGATTTATGGACTAACTACAGCAGATCCTGAGGAAGCCATGATGAAACGAACGGCGATTCATCAAGCACAACAAGTTTATTTTTTAGTAGATGATACAAAATTTGATAAGTTGAATTTTTCTCAAATTGAATCAATCGATACTGGAATTATTTTGACAAATCAGTTAACAGAGAAACAGCGCTCGCAGTATCAAGGGGTTGCAACTATAAAGGAGGTAACAAAATGA
- the pfkB gene encoding 1-phosphofructokinase: MIYALTLNPAIDYVINVPGFEEGKLNKTKKEYKFPGGKGINVSRVLAQLGVQSQNLGFIGGFTGKFIEEQLINHGLQNNFVHVSGDTRINIKLKGEEETEINGLGPSIKQEDLDDLNVQISSLTPEDWLILSGSLPMGVPKDIYVTLSKMAHEQQVPFVVDISDDSLFDVLKYRPSLIKPNEHELADLYNVEFKTFEEMLPYGEKLVQQGARNVIISMGANGAVLFNETGIYRAKGLTGTLVNSVGSGDSVVAGFVSQLSQGKDAVTAFKTGIACGSATAFSADLATSEEINQQLSRVEIDVLKEY; encoded by the coding sequence ATGATTTATGCATTAACATTAAATCCAGCAATTGATTATGTCATCAATGTACCTGGATTTGAAGAAGGTAAGTTAAATAAGACGAAGAAAGAGTACAAATTTCCAGGAGGTAAAGGAATTAATGTCTCAAGAGTATTGGCTCAATTAGGTGTCCAATCTCAAAATCTTGGTTTTATTGGCGGTTTTACGGGGAAATTTATTGAAGAACAATTAATCAATCATGGTCTTCAAAATAATTTTGTTCATGTGTCAGGTGATACACGTATTAATATCAAACTAAAAGGTGAAGAAGAAACAGAAATTAATGGATTAGGCCCTTCTATTAAGCAAGAAGATTTAGATGACTTAAATGTCCAAATTAGTAGCTTGACACCAGAAGACTGGTTGATTTTATCGGGAAGTCTACCAATGGGGGTACCAAAAGATATCTATGTGACATTATCTAAAATGGCACATGAACAACAAGTTCCTTTTGTAGTAGATATTAGTGATGATAGTCTGTTTGATGTTTTGAAATATCGACCATCATTAATTAAACCAAATGAACATGAATTAGCAGATTTATACAATGTTGAATTTAAAACATTTGAAGAGATGTTACCTTATGGTGAAAAGTTAGTTCAACAAGGTGCTAGAAATGTGATTATTTCAATGGGAGCAAACGGTGCTGTTTTATTTAATGAAACAGGTATCTATCGTGCTAAAGGCTTAACAGGAACACTAGTTAATTCTGTTGGATCAGGTGATTCTGTTGTGGCAGGTTTTGTTAGTCAATTAAGTCAAGGCAAAGATGCTGTGACAGCTTTTAAAACAGGAATTGCTTGTGGAAGTGCAACAGCATTTAGTGCCGATTTAGCGACATCGGAAGAAATTAACCAACAATTATCACGCGTTGAGATTGATGTATTAAAAGAATACTAG
- a CDS encoding PTS fructose transporter subunit IIABC, with product MKINDLLVKDCMILDLKATDKKSAITEMVNKLYDTGRIDNKEVFEEGILAREAQTTTGLGDGIAMPHAKNKAVVKPTVLFARSKEGLDYEALDGQPTYLFFMIAAPEGANDTHLQALASLSRLLLNPGMIADLKEANTPDEVLSIIDKAEKKLDEDEKEVVEEVEDAPFVVAVTACPTGIAHTYMAEDALKNKAKEMGINIKVETNGSEGVKHKLTDEEIARAAGVIVAADKNVEMARFDGKKLVNRPVSDGIKKTEELLRLATDGSASVYHHSSNGNESESEETSSGSVGAKIYKDLMNGVSHMLPFVIGGGIAIALAFLIDQMLGVPQDQLSQLGTYHPIAAYFKTIGDTAFGFMLPVLAGFIASSIADRPGLVVGFAAGAMSASGVAFGQLTDTVPSGFLGALVGGFLAGYVIVFLKFILKGLPKALDGIKSILFYPVFGLLITGFLMLFINIPMSAINNGLNNFLANLSGGNAALLGALLASMMVIDMGGPINKAAYLFGTGTLAATVESGGSVVMASVMAGGMVPPLAIFIAIMLFKNQFTKKEQESALPNLIMGFSFITEGAIPFAASDPLRMIPSFIVGAAVTGGLVGALGIKLMAPHGGIFVIALVSNPLMYLLFIILGAFISAIVLGTLLKRKQAKAKA from the coding sequence ATGAAAATTAATGACTTATTAGTTAAAGATTGCATGATCTTAGACTTAAAAGCCACTGATAAAAAAAGTGCCATTACAGAAATGGTAAACAAACTATATGACACAGGACGCATTGACAACAAAGAAGTATTTGAAGAAGGAATCTTAGCTAGAGAAGCTCAAACAACAACTGGTTTGGGTGATGGGATTGCCATGCCTCATGCTAAAAACAAAGCGGTTGTTAAACCGACTGTTTTATTTGCTAGAAGTAAAGAAGGATTAGATTATGAAGCATTAGACGGGCAACCAACTTATTTATTCTTCATGATTGCTGCTCCAGAAGGTGCAAATGATACTCATTTACAAGCGTTAGCTAGCCTGTCTCGCTTATTACTCAATCCCGGAATGATTGCTGATTTGAAAGAAGCCAATACGCCTGATGAGGTATTATCCATTATTGATAAGGCTGAGAAAAAGTTAGATGAAGATGAAAAAGAAGTCGTGGAAGAAGTTGAAGATGCACCATTTGTTGTGGCAGTTACAGCTTGTCCAACAGGTATTGCTCATACTTACATGGCTGAGGATGCATTGAAGAACAAAGCCAAAGAAATGGGTATTAACATTAAAGTTGAAACAAACGGTTCTGAAGGGGTTAAACATAAATTAACTGATGAGGAAATTGCTCGAGCAGCAGGAGTTATTGTCGCAGCTGACAAAAATGTTGAAATGGCACGTTTTGATGGTAAAAAATTAGTCAATCGTCCAGTAAGTGATGGCATTAAGAAAACAGAAGAATTACTTCGCTTAGCAACAGATGGTAGTGCGTCTGTTTATCATCATTCATCAAATGGTAATGAGTCAGAAAGCGAAGAAACAAGTTCTGGATCAGTTGGGGCTAAAATTTATAAAGACTTAATGAATGGTGTTAGTCATATGTTACCGTTTGTTATCGGTGGTGGTATTGCAATTGCCCTAGCATTCTTAATTGACCAAATGCTAGGTGTACCACAAGATCAATTAAGTCAATTAGGAACGTATCATCCAATTGCCGCTTACTTTAAAACAATTGGAGATACAGCCTTTGGGTTTATGTTACCAGTTTTAGCTGGATTTATTGCGTCAAGTATTGCTGATCGACCAGGTTTGGTTGTTGGGTTTGCTGCTGGTGCAATGTCAGCAAGTGGGGTTGCTTTTGGCCAATTAACGGATACTGTTCCTTCAGGATTCTTAGGAGCATTAGTTGGTGGTTTCCTTGCTGGTTATGTGATTGTCTTTTTGAAATTTATTCTTAAGGGATTACCAAAGGCTTTAGATGGAATTAAATCTATTTTATTCTATCCAGTATTTGGTCTGTTGATTACCGGATTCTTAATGCTATTTATTAATATTCCGATGTCAGCGATTAACAACGGTTTGAACAATTTCTTAGCTAACCTTTCAGGTGGAAATGCGGCGTTATTAGGTGCGTTACTTGCAAGTATGATGGTTATTGATATGGGTGGACCAATCAATAAAGCCGCTTACTTATTTGGTACAGGAACACTTGCAGCAACTGTTGAAAGTGGTGGTAGTGTGGTTATGGCATCCGTTATGGCGGGTGGTATGGTTCCACCGTTAGCAATCTTTATTGCAATTATGTTATTTAAAAATCAATTTACTAAAAAGGAACAAGAATCAGCTCTACCAAACTTAATTATGGGATTCTCGTTTATTACTGAAGGAGCGATTCCTTTTGCCGCATCAGATCCGTTACGTATGATTCCAAGTTTTATTGTGGGAGCGGCTGTAACTGGTGGCTTAGTTGGAGCATTAGGAATTAAATTAATGGCTCCTCATGGTGGTATCTTTGTTATTGCGTTAGTAAGTAATCCATTGATGTACCTATTATTCATTATTTTAGGAGCATTCATTAGTGCCATTGTTCTTGGAACGTTACTTAAAAGAAAACAAGCGAAAGCAAAAGCTTAA
- the gshAB gene encoding bifunctional glutamate--cysteine ligase GshA/glutathione synthetase GshB: protein MKSLQTHLTDERIQSVLSGFKIGLEKESQRVTSDGQLATTDHPTSLGSRSFHPYIQTDFSETQTELITEVFDTDKGAIEQLEALHDVIVRSMENDERLWPISMPPDLPEDDRDIKIAKLENQGDINYRRYLAKVYGKRKQMVSGIHYNFEFSHDLLLNLFQIQNEYNDFTSFRTDVYLKVSRQYLRYRWLITYLFGASPFADKGYFMDQEPEQPVRSIRNSEYGYTNRPEIQVSYQTIKQYVSDLEKLVDDGELIETKEFYSSVRLRGSDNVEELLTHGVSYIEVRNIDLDPFERIGIAENTLRFLHLFLLTLLFLDEESDDAKLMLDLGTDYNNKVSLEHPLENTTLQKEGEWLLERMIQLNSQLTAPFDCTDLLDEVKKMLVNPSKTLAGRMLELMLEKDWTNEEFGRYFANLYYDQAFAKPYQLAGYRDMELSTQIFMFDAIQKGVKVEVLDRVDQFLCLSFDGQVEYVKNANMTSRDSYVVPLMMENKTVTKKVLAKAGYHVPGGKEFSTVAEALISYPIFKDSPIVVKPKSTNYGLGISIFKEGATKEDYDEAVRIAFSEDDSILVEEFLPGTEYRFFVLDGKTRAVMLRTPANVLGDGRQTVAELVAEKNKDSLRGTHHRAPLEKIQLGDIEQLMLKEQGLRPTSIPNKNQRVYLRENSNVSTGGDSLDVTEEMNDSYKHIAESAVEALGAKICGIDLIIPDSTIRGNKQDAQTYGIIEANFNPAMHMHIYPYAGVGQRLTMDVLRLLYPQLNN, encoded by the coding sequence ATGAAAAGTTTACAAACACATTTAACAGATGAAAGAATCCAATCCGTTCTTTCTGGATTTAAAATAGGATTAGAAAAAGAAAGTCAACGTGTCACATCTGACGGTCAATTAGCAACAACGGACCATCCAACTTCTTTAGGTAGTCGTAGTTTTCATCCATATATTCAAACAGATTTTAGCGAGACCCAAACAGAACTGATTACAGAAGTTTTTGATACGGATAAAGGCGCTATCGAGCAGTTAGAGGCTTTGCATGACGTGATAGTGCGTTCAATGGAAAATGACGAAAGATTGTGGCCTATTAGTATGCCACCTGATTTACCTGAAGATGATCGTGATATTAAAATTGCAAAATTAGAAAATCAAGGAGATATTAACTATCGTCGTTATCTAGCAAAAGTGTATGGTAAAAGAAAACAAATGGTAAGTGGTATCCATTATAATTTTGAATTTTCTCATGATTTATTATTGAATTTATTTCAAATCCAAAATGAATATAATGATTTTACGTCATTTAGAACGGACGTTTATTTAAAAGTATCACGTCAGTATTTACGTTATCGCTGGTTAATTACGTATTTATTTGGAGCTAGTCCATTTGCCGATAAAGGGTATTTCATGGACCAAGAGCCAGAACAGCCTGTAAGAAGTATCCGAAATAGTGAATATGGTTATACCAATCGTCCGGAGATTCAGGTCTCTTATCAAACAATTAAACAATATGTTTCGGATTTGGAAAAATTGGTAGATGATGGTGAATTAATTGAAACGAAAGAATTCTATTCTTCTGTTCGTTTACGTGGTAGTGATAATGTAGAAGAATTATTGACACACGGTGTAAGCTACATTGAGGTTCGTAATATTGACTTAGATCCATTTGAACGTATAGGGATAGCTGAAAATACGTTACGATTTTTACATTTATTTTTATTAACGCTATTATTTCTAGATGAAGAATCAGATGATGCTAAACTGATGTTAGATTTAGGAACAGATTATAATAACAAGGTATCTTTAGAACATCCGCTAGAAAATACCACACTACAAAAAGAAGGCGAGTGGCTATTAGAAAGAATGATTCAATTAAATAGCCAATTAACGGCACCTTTTGATTGTACTGATTTACTAGATGAGGTAAAAAAAATGTTGGTAAATCCTAGTAAGACATTAGCAGGGCGAATGCTAGAGCTTATGCTTGAAAAAGATTGGACTAACGAAGAATTTGGACGTTATTTTGCAAATCTTTATTATGACCAAGCCTTTGCAAAACCGTATCAATTAGCAGGTTATCGAGATATGGAGTTATCAACTCAAATTTTTATGTTTGATGCGATACAAAAAGGGGTCAAAGTGGAAGTGTTGGATCGGGTAGATCAATTTTTATGTTTATCATTTGATGGTCAAGTTGAATATGTTAAAAATGCTAATATGACGAGTCGAGATTCTTATGTTGTACCACTTATGATGGAAAATAAAACAGTCACAAAAAAAGTTCTAGCTAAAGCTGGCTATCATGTACCTGGAGGAAAAGAATTTTCAACAGTGGCTGAAGCCTTAATCTCTTACCCTATTTTTAAAGACAGTCCTATTGTTGTGAAACCTAAGTCAACTAATTATGGATTGGGTATTTCTATTTTTAAAGAAGGGGCAACAAAAGAAGATTATGATGAAGCGGTTCGGATTGCCTTTAGTGAAGATGATAGTATTTTAGTGGAAGAATTTCTTCCCGGAACAGAGTATCGTTTTTTTGTACTAGATGGAAAGACAAGAGCCGTTATGTTACGAACACCGGCCAATGTATTAGGTGATGGTAGACAGACGGTCGCTGAGCTAGTAGCAGAAAAAAATAAAGATAGTTTACGTGGTACACACCACCGAGCACCTTTAGAAAAAATACAGCTAGGTGATATTGAACAATTGATGTTAAAAGAACAAGGATTAAGACCAACAAGTATCCCTAACAAGAATCAGCGTGTGTATCTTCGTGAAAATTCAAATGTTAGTACAGGTGGCGATTCCCTAGATGTGACAGAAGAGATGAATGATAGTTATAAACACATAGCTGAATCTGCAGTTGAAGCGTTAGGGGCCAAAATTTGTGGTATTGATTTAATTATTCCAGATAGCACCATTCGTGGCAATAAACAAGATGCTCAAACATATGGTATCATTGAGGCTAATTTTAACCCAGCAATGCACATGCATATCTATCCTTATGCTGGTGTAGGACAACGATTGACAATGGATGTCTTACGGCTCTTATATCCACAGTTGAATAACTAA
- a CDS encoding HAD family hydrolase has translation MKKIAFFDIDGTLCDSSGQVLASSKESIRAFRDKGNLTCICTGRSKPEILDSILEVGFDGIIGAGGGYIVINDEVVKHQTMDEKIVNAILTYFKENDIGYYLETNDGLFGSDNCVQKIREEMKTISKNTGEPFDDLVNKMAWFEDVLKSHKHDEVDYKTVNKISFINNTVSFSDIAEKFGDKCYLYHSTVELFGPQSGEIAVKGVDKKNAIEFVLEKLGMIKEQTIAFGDGDNDIVMFEAVDYGIAMDNATDNLKKIASEITDRADDDGIANSLKRNGWI, from the coding sequence ATGAAGAAAATTGCTTTTTTTGATATAGATGGCACTCTTTGTGATAGTAGTGGTCAAGTGTTAGCTTCAAGTAAAGAAAGTATTCGAGCATTTAGAGATAAAGGAAATTTGACTTGTATTTGTACGGGACGCTCGAAACCAGAAATTCTAGATAGTATCTTAGAAGTTGGGTTTGACGGTATTATTGGTGCAGGTGGGGGCTACATTGTGATAAACGATGAAGTTGTTAAACATCAAACAATGGATGAAAAAATTGTTAACGCTATTTTAACTTATTTTAAAGAAAATGACATCGGGTATTATTTAGAAACAAATGATGGATTATTTGGTAGTGACAATTGTGTTCAGAAAATCAGAGAAGAAATGAAAACAATTTCTAAAAATACGGGTGAGCCATTTGATGATTTAGTCAATAAAATGGCTTGGTTTGAAGACGTATTGAAATCACATAAACATGATGAGGTTGACTATAAAACAGTCAATAAAATATCATTTATCAACAATACAGTCTCTTTTTCTGATATTGCTGAAAAATTTGGAGACAAATGTTACCTATATCATTCAACTGTCGAATTATTTGGTCCACAAAGTGGAGAAATTGCGGTAAAAGGTGTTGATAAGAAAAATGCTATTGAGTTTGTATTAGAAAAATTAGGTATGATAAAAGAACAAACGATCGCGTTTGGTGATGGGGACAATGATATTGTTATGTTTGAAGCAGTAGATTATGGGATAGCTATGGATAATGCTACAGATAATTTGAAAAAAATAGCTTCAGAAATCACTGATAGAGCAGACGATGATGGTATTGCTAATAGTTTAAAGAGAAATGGTTGGATATAA
- a CDS encoding aldehyde dehydrogenase has translation MMTKTIQTVLQNQRTFFYSQQTKELSFRLEQLEKLRLAILSYETEIIEALQQDLGKHPLETYATEIGFVLNSIRTTQKSLKKWMKEKKKPTPLFLLPSKSRVISEPYGVVLIIGPFNYPFQLLIEPLVGAIAAGNTAILKPSELVPNFSIAIEKMIHQVFPSSYVDIFLGEKETTIELLAQPFDYIFFTGSTTVGKSVMKAASNHLTPITLELGGKSPTIVTEKADVSLAARRIIYGKMMNAGQTCVAPDYVVVHDSVKNQFIHECQKTVIQFYGTNIKQSNSFSRIVNERHTKRLIHLMEESKTELISGGMYDAASCYIEPTLYDSTWESPLMTDEIFGPLLPIISYQSLYDVIHHINDRPKPLALYLFSQDKKEQEKIVSHTSSGGVSINNTIFHLVSGHLPFGGVGESGIGNYHGKYSFDTFSHKRAILSSPKIDTPFIYPPYTTNHLKWIKRILK, from the coding sequence ATGATGACTAAAACGATTCAAACAGTCTTGCAAAACCAACGTACTTTTTTTTACTCACAACAAACTAAAGAATTAAGTTTTCGATTAGAACAATTAGAAAAATTAAGATTGGCTATATTATCTTATGAAACAGAAATTATTGAAGCGTTACAACAAGATTTAGGGAAACATCCATTAGAAACTTATGCGACAGAAATAGGATTTGTTTTAAATAGTATTCGTACAACTCAAAAGTCACTAAAAAAATGGATGAAAGAGAAAAAAAAGCCAACGCCTTTATTCTTACTTCCTTCTAAAAGCCGAGTTATTAGTGAGCCTTATGGTGTTGTATTGATTATTGGGCCATTCAATTATCCGTTTCAATTACTAATTGAACCATTGGTAGGAGCGATAGCTGCGGGAAATACGGCTATTTTAAAACCATCAGAATTGGTTCCAAATTTTTCAATAGCGATAGAAAAGATGATACATCAAGTGTTTCCTTCATCTTATGTGGATATTTTTTTAGGTGAAAAAGAAACCACTATTGAGCTATTAGCCCAACCGTTTGACTACATCTTTTTTACAGGTAGTACCACAGTTGGAAAAAGTGTGATGAAAGCTGCATCAAATCATTTAACTCCTATAACGTTAGAACTTGGAGGGAAAAGTCCAACTATTGTCACAGAAAAAGCCGATGTTTCATTGGCCGCAAGACGAATTATTTATGGGAAAATGATGAACGCAGGCCAAACGTGTGTTGCCCCTGATTATGTGGTGGTGCATGATTCTGTTAAAAATCAGTTTATTCATGAATGTCAAAAAACCGTGATACAATTTTATGGCACGAATATTAAACAGAGTAATAGTTTTTCACGAATTGTTAATGAACGACATACCAAACGATTGATTCATTTAATGGAAGAATCAAAAACGGAGTTAATTAGTGGCGGGATGTATGATGCTGCTTCTTGCTATATTGAACCGACATTATATGATTCTACATGGGAATCCCCATTAATGACCGATGAAATTTTTGGGCCACTTTTACCTATTATTTCTTATCAATCATTATATGATGTAATTCATCATATAAATGACCGACCTAAACCGCTAGCACTTTATTTGTTTAGTCAAGATAAGAAGGAACAAGAAAAAATAGTATCACATACTTCATCCGGTGGTGTTAGTATAAATAACACCATTTTCCATCTTGTCTCTGGCCATTTGCCTTTTGGTGGGGTAGGAGAATCTGGTATAGGAAACTATCATGGGAAATATAGTTTTGATACTTTTTCACATAAACGAGCCATATTATCCTCACCTAAAATAGATACTCCGTTTATTTATCCACCTTACACAACTAACCATTTAAAATGGATTAAGCGTATTCTGAAATGA
- a CDS encoding YueI family protein, giving the protein MGKDIQDYLDKGLYGSPQLKPDEQRKFLGTFRERVVFILSLSELTSTSYESFAISQFQKYPGGTLLVNALLKPTIQKQLIHLTQMNNVSLKLVDTENTLLDEQSIVVVYSLNYAVNKENIELPLQNKFTNIKQDKKTMTQTKSEGFFRSLFSKK; this is encoded by the coding sequence ATGGGAAAAGATATTCAAGATTATTTAGATAAAGGACTTTATGGTAGCCCTCAATTAAAACCTGATGAACAAAGAAAATTTTTAGGTACATTTAGAGAAAGAGTTGTGTTTATTTTATCCTTATCTGAATTAACCTCTACCTCTTATGAGAGTTTTGCAATTAGTCAATTTCAAAAATATCCTGGTGGGACATTGCTTGTTAATGCGTTATTAAAACCAACCATTCAAAAACAACTCATTCATCTTACACAAATGAACAATGTGTCATTAAAATTAGTTGATACAGAAAATACACTATTAGATGAACAATCTATCGTAGTTGTTTATTCTCTAAATTATGCTGTTAATAAAGAAAACATCGAATTACCATTACAAAATAAGTTCACAAACATAAAACAAGATAAAAAAACAATGACTCAAACAAAATCTGAAGGTTTTTTTAGATCTTTATTTTCAAAAAAATAA